The Formosa sp. Hel1_33_131 genome window below encodes:
- a CDS encoding choice-of-anchor L domain-containing protein, translating into MKNLLTLLTFCISSIGFAQIISINDSAFPESSYGPEELIKKVIISSSCSSVDNFTFQVNGAPGDLTTKSYGYFKRPTGSTFPFEEGVILTTGKAFPAGNTTSGNLIDHGNGAPGDSDLEAALGQTNTQDATFIKFNFTPQVDTIDFRFIMASEEYNGSTECTFADSFAFLLREVGTTSYANLAVLPTGTPVSVRNINDANSCRANTQYFQGYGVGNTNYGGRTKALTASSVVTPGVVYEIKLVVADQGDDAWDSAIFIEGGSFNIGGDLGNDRLIVNGNPGCQGTDITLNTTLSAAGTTFEWFKDGTLMAGETNSTLLVSADGTYNFKAILVGGCEATDEIVIEFTTPPVITSPPADILLCETDGNGMEVFNFSANEVLVLGTQSASNFPISYHTSQTDAEGNLSPLSIPYQNSLATETIWLRIADMTQSCYEVVSFDIEVRLQPTANTPNTIIQCDDSVDGDDTNGFVEFDLSPKIPEVLGTQLASDYTVKFYYDQAAADAAVVGTEITAPIQNTTNPQTIYARLENKLNVDCFGTSSFQLIVNPLPVVNLEVILKQCDSDTDGITDFNLTEANQLISSDYTNETFTYYLSSAKAEMGLLADQITTPTIYTNPTPVMSIVYARAETIHGCFRVSKINLVVGATLIPSTFQLEYYVCDDTEVDNDNSNGVAAFDFSDATAQVLAQLPTNQNLTVSYYISEADALAETNPIADITKYRNSANPTTQNIYARVDSNDVNACLGLGHHITLNVDPLPESSTITDYVLCSDTTQTTFDLTTKDTELIGSQTTPILISYHLSEQDAINNIPIPNPNTYSNTTNPQTIYVRAQFDPDNNMNLDVRECVRTDINFQLHVNLNPVLFTPDPIIECNDQVTTVYDLTIRKDQITNNDPSIVLSYFETQQDLDTNNPIPNPTTYTNNTFTRTILILATGTNQCTKTITLDLITVLYANVNKTPTPIEECEIDNNGFDYFDLTLRETQILNGLNPADFDISYYEDQMDAQSGNTNNIADPTNFENTIVLTQEIYIRVKPKLNHCFIIIPLTIIVNPVPEIGILDRYMICLNKNDQVISPVTQTFLPIPPIDTQLSTAIYSFQWYKGSIEEVDFDPNSFIIPGATSATFSPNSEGIYTVLATNLASGCRIPASTEVVSSYPPESIDVTLLSPVFSDNNQLEVSVVGTGVYEYRVDFGPWQRETLFENVRIGEHIIYVRDLLNCNEITHRKIVIGYPKFFTPNGDGYHDTWNIVGMTVKSSSKIYIFDRYGKLLKQISPTGKGWDGTFNGERLPSSDYWFVLDYNEPVTGKINQLRANFTLKR; encoded by the coding sequence ATGAAAAACCTACTTACACTTCTGACATTCTGTATATCCTCTATTGGATTTGCTCAAATTATCAGTATTAATGATTCTGCTTTCCCAGAGTCCAGCTATGGTCCCGAAGAACTTATTAAAAAAGTCATAATCTCAAGTTCTTGCTCCTCGGTAGATAATTTTACGTTCCAAGTAAATGGTGCCCCAGGAGATTTAACAACTAAAAGCTACGGCTATTTTAAGAGACCAACAGGGAGTACCTTTCCATTTGAAGAAGGTGTGATACTGACTACAGGGAAAGCCTTCCCTGCGGGGAATACAACAAGTGGTAATTTGATAGACCATGGAAATGGTGCCCCAGGAGATTCAGATTTAGAAGCGGCTTTAGGTCAGACAAATACTCAAGATGCTACATTTATCAAATTCAACTTTACGCCTCAAGTAGATACGATTGATTTTAGATTTATAATGGCTTCTGAAGAGTATAATGGGAGCACAGAGTGTACTTTTGCGGATAGTTTTGCCTTTTTGTTGCGAGAAGTAGGGACAACAAGCTATGCGAATTTAGCTGTTTTACCAACGGGAACACCTGTAAGTGTGCGGAACATCAACGACGCAAATAGTTGCAGAGCAAACACACAATACTTTCAGGGTTACGGAGTTGGAAACACCAACTATGGAGGACGCACAAAAGCTTTAACAGCCTCTTCGGTTGTGACCCCAGGGGTTGTCTATGAAATAAAACTTGTTGTTGCAGATCAGGGAGATGATGCTTGGGATTCTGCTATTTTCATTGAAGGTGGTAGTTTTAATATTGGAGGAGATTTAGGAAATGATCGCCTTATTGTAAATGGAAATCCAGGATGTCAGGGAACCGATATTACATTAAACACCACTCTTTCTGCTGCAGGGACTACATTTGAATGGTTTAAAGATGGGACTTTAATGGCAGGAGAGACCAATTCAACACTACTCGTTTCTGCGGATGGAACGTATAATTTTAAAGCTATTTTAGTTGGTGGCTGCGAAGCAACTGATGAAATTGTCATTGAATTTACAACACCTCCAGTGATCACAAGCCCACCAGCAGATATTTTATTATGTGAAACAGACGGCAATGGTATGGAAGTGTTTAATTTTTCAGCCAATGAAGTTTTGGTATTAGGAACTCAATCGGCTTCAAACTTTCCTATTAGCTATCATACAAGTCAGACCGATGCAGAAGGCAACCTGAGTCCACTATCAATCCCATATCAAAACTCCTTAGCGACAGAAACCATTTGGCTTCGTATTGCCGATATGACACAAAGCTGCTATGAGGTAGTTAGTTTTGATATTGAAGTTCGATTGCAACCCACGGCAAACACTCCCAATACCATTATTCAATGCGACGATTCAGTTGACGGCGATGACACCAATGGATTTGTAGAATTTGATTTAAGTCCCAAGATTCCGGAGGTTTTAGGAACTCAACTGGCCTCGGACTATACCGTTAAATTCTATTACGATCAGGCTGCTGCCGATGCAGCTGTGGTTGGCACCGAAATTACAGCACCCATTCAAAACACCACTAACCCCCAGACTATTTATGCACGACTCGAAAACAAATTAAATGTCGACTGTTTTGGCACCAGCAGCTTTCAACTCATAGTCAACCCGTTACCTGTAGTGAATTTAGAAGTCATCCTCAAACAATGCGACTCCGACACCGATGGTATTACCGATTTTAACTTAACCGAAGCCAATCAACTCATATCCAGTGACTATACCAATGAAACCTTCACCTACTACCTGAGTTCAGCCAAGGCAGAAATGGGCCTTCTAGCAGATCAGATCACCACTCCCACCATTTACACCAACCCAACCCCAGTAATGAGTATTGTCTATGCACGAGCCGAAACCATCCATGGATGTTTTAGAGTCTCAAAAATAAATTTAGTCGTAGGCGCCACACTCATCCCCTCCACCTTTCAACTAGAATACTATGTTTGTGACGACACAGAAGTCGATAACGACAACTCCAATGGCGTTGCCGCATTTGATTTTAGTGATGCCACCGCTCAAGTCCTTGCCCAACTTCCAACCAATCAGAACCTCACCGTTTCCTATTATATCTCAGAAGCCGATGCCCTAGCCGAGACCAATCCCATAGCAGACATCACCAAATACAGAAACAGCGCAAATCCCACCACCCAAAACATCTATGCCCGTGTCGACAGTAACGATGTCAATGCCTGTTTGGGACTCGGACACCACATCACCCTCAACGTTGACCCTCTTCCAGAAAGCAGCACCATTACAGACTATGTTTTGTGTAGCGACACGACTCAAACCACCTTTGACTTAACCACCAAAGACACCGAACTCATAGGCAGTCAAACCACCCCCATCCTGATCAGCTACCACCTAAGTGAACAAGACGCCATAAACAACATCCCCATTCCAAATCCAAACACCTACTCAAACACCACCAACCCCCAAACCATTTACGTAAGAGCCCAATTTGACCCAGACAACAACATGAATCTAGATGTACGAGAATGCGTGCGCACCGACATCAACTTTCAACTACACGTAAATTTAAACCCCGTTCTATTCACTCCCGATCCGATCATTGAATGTAACGACCAAGTAACCACAGTCTATGATTTAACCATCCGAAAAGACCAAATCACAAACAACGACCCCAGCATCGTACTAAGCTACTTTGAAACCCAACAGGATTTAGACACCAACAATCCAATCCCCAATCCAACAACCTATACAAACAACACCTTCACAAGAACAATCCTCATACTCGCCACAGGCACCAACCAATGTACAAAAACCATCACCCTAGACTTAATCACCGTATTGTACGCCAATGTAAACAAAACCCCCACCCCGATAGAAGAATGTGAGATCGACAACAACGGCTTTGATTACTTTGATCTAACATTAAGAGAAACCCAAATATTAAACGGACTCAACCCCGCAGACTTTGACATCAGCTACTACGAAGACCAAATGGATGCACAATCAGGCAATACAAACAATATTGCAGACCCCACCAACTTTGAAAACACCATTGTTCTGACACAGGAAATCTATATTCGGGTCAAACCAAAATTAAATCACTGCTTTATAATCATTCCCTTAACCATCATTGTCAATCCCGTCCCCGAAATAGGCATCTTAGACCGTTATATGATCTGTCTAAACAAAAACGACCAAGTCATTAGTCCAGTCACCCAAACATTTTTACCCATCCCCCCAATCGACACCCAGCTAAGTACTGCCATTTACAGTTTTCAATGGTACAAGGGCAGCATCGAAGAAGTTGATTTTGACCCCAATAGTTTTATAATACCCGGCGCCACCAGCGCCACCTTCTCTCCAAACTCAGAAGGCATCTACACAGTACTCGCAACGAACCTCGCCTCCGGTTGTCGCATACCAGCCAGCACCGAAGTCGTAAGCTCCTATCCTCCCGAAAGCATAGATGTCACACTACTATCCCCCGTGTTTTCAGACAATAATCAACTAGAAGTTAGCGTTGTAGGCACAGGCGTTTATGAGTATAGAGTTGATTTTGGACCCTGGCAGCGGGAGACCCTATTTGAAAATGTTAGGATAGGGGAACATATTATTTATGTACGGGATCTTTTGAACTGTAATGAGATTACTCATAGAAAAATAGTGATAGGATACCCAAAATTTTTCACACCAAACGGCGATGGATATCACGACACATGGAATATCGTAGGAATGACAGTGAAATCTAGCTCAAAAATTTATATATTTGACCGTTACGGCAAATTGTTAAAACAAATCAGTCCAACAGGTAAGGGTTGGGATGGGACCTTTAACGGAGAACGACTCCCGTCCAGCGATTATTGGTTTGTATTAGATTACAATGAGCCTGTAACAGGAAAAATCAACCAATTAAGAGCGAATTTTACGCTCAAAAGATAA
- a CDS encoding T9SS type B sorting domain-containing protein — MGLLADQITTPTIYTNPTPVMSIVYARAETIHGCFRVSKINLVVGATLIPSTFQLEYYVCDDTEVDNDNSNGVAVFDFSDATAQVLAQLPTNQNLTVSYYISEADALAETNPIADITKYRNSANPTTQNIYARVDSNDVNACLGLGHHITLNVDPLPNRNTITDYVLCSDTTQTTFDLTTKDTELIGSQTTPILISYHLSEQDAINNIPIPNPNTYSNTTNPQTIYVRAQFDPDNNMNLDVRECVRTDINFQLHVNLNPVLFTPDPIIECNDQVTTVYDLTIRKDQITNNDPSIVLSYFETQQDLDTNNPIPNPTTYTNNTFTRTILILATGTNQCTKTITLDLITVLYANVNKTPTPIEECEIDNNGFDYFDLTLRETQILNGLNPADFDISYYEDQMDAQSGNTNNIADPTNFENTIVLTQEIYIRVKPKLNHCFIIIPLTIIVNPVPEIGILDRYMICLNKNDQVISPVTQTFLPIPPIDTQLSTAIYSFQWYKGSIEEVDFDPNSFIIPGATSATFSPNSEGIYTVLATNLASGCRIPASTEVVSSYPPESIDVTLLSPVFSDNNQLEVSVVGTGVYEYRVDFGPWQRETLFENVRIGEHIIYVRDLLNCNEITHRKIVIGYPKFFTPNGDGYHDTWNIVGMTVKSSSKTYIFDRYGKLLKQISPTGKGWDGTFNGERLPSSDYWFVLDYNDPVTGKASQLKSYFTLKR; from the coding sequence ATGGGCCTTCTAGCAGATCAGATCACCACTCCCACCATTTACACCAACCCAACCCCAGTAATGAGTATTGTCTATGCACGAGCCGAAACCATCCATGGATGTTTTAGAGTCTCAAAAATAAATTTAGTCGTAGGCGCCACACTCATCCCCTCCACCTTTCAACTAGAATACTATGTTTGTGACGACACAGAAGTCGATAACGACAACTCCAATGGCGTTGCCGTATTTGATTTTAGTGATGCCACCGCTCAAGTCCTTGCCCAACTTCCAACCAATCAGAACCTCACCGTTTCCTATTATATCTCAGAAGCCGATGCCCTAGCCGAGACCAATCCCATAGCAGACATCACCAAATACAGAAACAGCGCAAATCCCACCACCCAAAACATCTATGCCCGTGTCGACAGTAACGATGTCAATGCCTGTTTGGGACTCGGACACCACATCACCCTCAACGTTGACCCCCTTCCCAACAGAAACACCATTACAGACTATGTTTTGTGTAGCGACACGACTCAAACCACCTTTGACTTAACCACCAAAGACACCGAACTCATAGGCAGTCAAACCACCCCCATCCTGATCAGCTACCACCTAAGTGAACAAGACGCCATAAACAACATCCCCATTCCAAATCCAAACACTTACTCAAACACCACCAACCCCCAAACCATTTACGTAAGAGCCCAATTTGACCCAGACAACAACATGAATCTAGATGTACGAGAATGCGTGCGCACCGACATCAACTTTCAACTACACGTAAATTTAAACCCCGTTCTATTCACTCCCGATCCGATCATTGAATGTAACGACCAAGTAACCACAGTCTATGATTTAACCATCCGAAAAGACCAAATCACAAACAACGACCCCAGCATCGTACTAAGCTACTTTGAAACCCAACAGGATTTAGACACCAACAATCCAATCCCCAATCCAACAACCTATACAAACAACACCTTCACAAGAACAATCCTCATACTCGCCACAGGCACCAACCAATGTACAAAAACCATCACCCTAGACTTAATCACCGTATTGTACGCCAATGTAAACAAAACCCCCACCCCGATAGAAGAATGTGAGATCGACAACAACGGCTTTGATTACTTTGATCTAACATTAAGAGAAACCCAAATATTAAACGGACTCAACCCCGCAGACTTTGACATCAGCTACTACGAAGACCAAATGGATGCACAATCAGGCAATACAAACAATATTGCAGACCCCACCAACTTTGAAAACACCATTGTTCTGACACAGGAAATCTATATTCGGGTCAAACCAAAATTAAATCACTGCTTTATAATCATTCCCTTAACCATCATTGTCAATCCCGTCCCCGAAATAGGCATCTTAGACCGTTATATGATCTGTCTAAACAAAAACGACCAAGTCATTAGTCCAGTCACCCAAACATTTTTACCCATCCCCCCAATCGACACCCAGCTAAGTACTGCCATTTACAGTTTTCAATGGTACAAGGGCAGCATCGAAGAAGTTGATTTTGACCCCAATAGTTTTATAATACCCGGCGCCACCAGCGCCACCTTCTCTCCAAACTCAGAAGGCATCTACACTGTACTCGCAACGAACCTCGCCTCCGGTTGTCGCATACCAGCCAGCACCGAAGTCGTAAGCTCCTATCCTCCCGAAAGCATAGATGTCACACTACTATCCCCCGTGTTTTCAGACAATAATCAACTAGAAGTTAGCGTTGTAGGCACAGGCGTTTATGAGTATAGAGTTGATTTTGGACCCTGGCAGCGGGAGACCCTATTTGAAAATGTTAGGATAGGGGAACATATTATTTATGTACGGGATCTTTTGAACTGTAATGAGATTACTCATAGAAAAATAGTGATAGGATACCCAAAATTTTTCACACCAAACGGCGATGGATATCACGACACATGGAATATCGTAGGAATGACAGTGAAATCTAGCTCAAAAACTTATATATTTGACCGTTACGGCAAATTGTTAAAACAAATCAGTCCAACAGGTAAGGGTTGGGATGGGACTTTTAACGGAGAACGTCTCCCGTCTAGCGATTATTGGTTTGTATTAGATTACAATGACCCCGTAACAGGGAAGGCCAGTCAGCTAAAATCATATTTTACATTGAAAAGATAA